A single window of Rubripirellula lacrimiformis DNA harbors:
- a CDS encoding helix-turn-helix domain-containing protein, which produces MATKTNRYRYEPDFAVPPGATLQETIDQLGIDQRELAERTGLTAKTLNLIINGKAPLTQQTSMLLERVTNVPARIWNNLEAEYREQLARLEAREELAKDIQWLKQVPTKDLIERGFLEETKDKVVLLEQTLSFFRVASVAAWKDGWCEGQFSFKKSSDASCLDCRLATWLRIAEKKAESIEVAAFSKQRFAKAVREARSLTTSSPAEFVPQLVKLFADSGVALCLVPEIKGGKINGAARWISPSKAMIAVNLRGKMNDIFWFTLFHEAGHILNDSKKQTYVDVGYSDDPREESANRFARETLIPKAYEAELSNTKSRVAVLRLADEIGIAPGILVGRLQYERILKFSQLNPLKQRFEWSNGG; this is translated from the coding sequence ATGGCGACCAAAACAAATCGATATCGCTACGAGCCTGACTTTGCCGTTCCGCCAGGAGCGACCTTGCAGGAGACGATCGACCAACTGGGAATTGACCAGCGAGAGCTGGCTGAGCGAACGGGACTGACTGCAAAGACATTGAATTTGATCATCAATGGAAAGGCACCGTTGACCCAGCAAACGTCGATGCTGCTGGAACGCGTTACGAACGTTCCTGCGAGAATCTGGAACAATCTCGAAGCCGAGTACCGGGAACAACTAGCCCGACTAGAGGCTCGCGAGGAATTGGCAAAGGACATTCAGTGGTTGAAGCAAGTCCCTACGAAGGATTTGATCGAGCGTGGATTCCTTGAAGAAACTAAAGACAAAGTAGTGCTACTTGAGCAGACACTTAGCTTTTTCCGAGTCGCGAGCGTTGCTGCGTGGAAGGATGGTTGGTGCGAAGGGCAGTTCTCTTTCAAAAAATCTAGCGACGCGTCGTGTCTCGATTGTCGTTTGGCAACCTGGTTGAGAATCGCGGAAAAGAAGGCTGAGTCGATTGAGGTTGCAGCGTTCAGCAAGCAACGATTCGCGAAGGCAGTCCGGGAAGCTAGGTCACTGACAACGTCGTCGCCTGCTGAGTTTGTTCCTCAGCTCGTTAAACTGTTTGCGGATTCTGGCGTTGCTCTTTGCTTGGTTCCCGAGATCAAGGGTGGCAAGATCAATGGGGCGGCTCGATGGATCTCGCCCAGCAAGGCAATGATTGCAGTGAACCTTCGCGGCAAAATGAATGACATCTTCTGGTTCACTCTATTTCATGAAGCGGGACACATCCTCAACGACAGCAAGAAACAAACTTATGTGGACGTCGGATACTCGGATGATCCCCGCGAAGAGTCGGCGAATCGCTTCGCTCGCGAGACACTCATTCCGAAAGCGTATGAGGCGGAACTGAGCAACACGAAGTCGAGGGTCGCTGTGCTTCGATTGGCTGACGAGATTGGCATCGCACCCGGGATCCTAGTTGGACGGCTGCAGTATGAGCGTATCTTGAAATTCAGCCAGCTCAATCCGCTTAAGCAGCGATTTGAGTGGTCCAACGGAGGCTAG
- a CDS encoding DUF4013 domain-containing protein produces MATGTGAFETGLGTSDPAALLNPRSDGEPATERKAGPIRRSLRWIRWCVTGSFSIASLIVLLALLTAIPILQLIAFGYLLSVSGGLAGGAKFRDSLPKLGQAGQIGLAMLAVFIAALPTQLMTHWESVAALINPGSNQAAMLRIAAISMSLLATGYLLWAWVRGGRLRHYLWPEPKRFFRQAWRPSTWASAPDHLWDFTASLELPRYFWLGLRGAVGTLIWLIPAMIIIAAFRNGETGLAGLVGFVSLMLLGIALMYLPMLQAHFAAENRLRALFEVRTIRRNFRHAPWAWLGAMVCGLVILPIPLYLLKIEATPREVVWLPCLVFVAFILPARIAEGLALRRARRRPLPTGRWATMSRWMARLMLVPVVGIYLLFVYVSQYTSWDGLLTWVQQHAILIPVPFLGGT; encoded by the coding sequence GTGGCCACCGGAACGGGCGCGTTCGAAACCGGACTCGGCACGTCTGATCCCGCTGCACTTCTGAACCCGCGGTCGGACGGGGAACCAGCAACCGAGCGGAAAGCGGGTCCGATTCGCCGCTCGCTTCGATGGATACGTTGGTGCGTCACCGGATCGTTCAGCATCGCGTCGTTGATCGTGCTGTTGGCATTGTTGACCGCCATCCCGATCCTACAACTGATCGCGTTTGGCTATCTGTTGTCTGTCAGCGGAGGACTTGCGGGCGGAGCCAAGTTTCGCGATTCGCTGCCGAAGCTTGGCCAAGCCGGTCAGATCGGACTGGCGATGTTGGCTGTGTTCATCGCGGCATTGCCAACCCAATTGATGACGCACTGGGAATCGGTAGCGGCGTTGATCAATCCCGGTTCCAACCAAGCGGCGATGCTGCGAATCGCGGCGATTTCGATGTCGCTTTTGGCGACCGGATACCTGCTGTGGGCTTGGGTTCGCGGTGGCCGTTTGAGGCATTATCTGTGGCCGGAACCGAAACGATTTTTTCGGCAGGCTTGGCGACCATCGACATGGGCATCGGCACCCGACCACCTGTGGGATTTTACGGCGTCGCTGGAATTGCCACGTTACTTTTGGTTGGGTCTGCGTGGTGCTGTGGGAACGTTGATTTGGTTGATCCCGGCAATGATCATCATCGCCGCGTTCCGAAATGGCGAAACCGGGTTGGCCGGATTGGTCGGCTTCGTATCGCTGATGTTGTTGGGCATTGCACTGATGTATTTGCCGATGTTGCAAGCACACTTTGCGGCCGAGAATCGGCTGCGAGCCCTGTTTGAAGTCCGCACAATCCGACGAAATTTTCGACATGCACCCTGGGCATGGTTGGGCGCGATGGTCTGCGGATTGGTGATCCTTCCGATCCCGCTTTACCTGTTGAAGATCGAAGCAACGCCGCGCGAAGTCGTCTGGTTGCCGTGCTTGGTTTTTGTCGCCTTCATCTTGCCAGCTAGAATCGCCGAAGGCTTGGCCCTTCGCCGCGCCCGCCGTCGCCCGCTGCCGACCGGACGTTGGGCCACCATGTCCCGCTGGATGGCGCGGTTGATGCTGGTGCCCGTGGTCGGCATCTATCTGCTGTTCGTCTACGTGTCGCAGTACACCAGTTGGGACGGACTACTAACCTGGGTCCAACAACACGCCATCCTGATCCCCGTCCCCTTCCTAGGCGGGACCTAA